From Candidatus Sulfotelmatobacter sp., one genomic window encodes:
- the ccsA gene encoding cytochrome c biogenesis protein CcsA, which yields MILRGLLLVWIAACIVLAFVWAPLVPVLADTTRVLYFHIPSAWVTVLALGWSMVASLLYLRTRRIEFDDHAATAAELGLLFCIAATVSGAFWAKAMWGAYWNWDPRETSIFFLLLIYVAYLALRSAIDEPARRARLAAIYSAIAFVSVPFLMFVVPRIYFSLHPDPIINTRGKVDMDPRIRVVFYGMLLGFTALFAWLLRLRVRLLRLERARVEIAPVADRALA from the coding sequence GTGATCCTGCGCGGCCTGCTGCTGGTGTGGATCGCGGCCTGCATCGTGCTGGCGTTCGTGTGGGCGCCACTGGTGCCGGTGCTCGCCGACACCACGCGGGTTCTCTACTTCCACATCCCTTCGGCGTGGGTGACGGTGCTGGCGCTGGGCTGGAGCATGGTCGCCAGCCTGCTCTACCTGCGGACCCGCCGCATCGAGTTCGACGATCACGCCGCCACCGCCGCCGAGCTCGGCCTGCTGTTCTGCATCGCCGCCACCGTGAGCGGCGCGTTCTGGGCCAAGGCGATGTGGGGCGCCTACTGGAACTGGGATCCGCGCGAGACCTCGATCTTTTTCCTGCTCCTGATCTACGTCGCCTATCTCGCGCTGCGCAGCGCGATCGACGAGCCCGCGCGCCGCGCCCGGCTGGCCGCGATCTATTCGGCGATCGCGTTCGTGTCGGTGCCGTTCCTGATGTTCGTGGTGCCGCGCATCTATTTCTCGCTCCATCCCGATCCGATCATCAACACCCGTGGCAAAGTGGACATGGACCCGCGCATCCGGGTGGTGTTCTATGGGATGCTGCTCGGCTTCACCGCGCTGTTCGCCTGGCTGCTCAGGCTCCGGGTGCGTCTGCTGCGCCTCGAGCGTGCCCGGGTCG
- a CDS encoding heme exporter protein CcmB encodes MPSRASRSLAAVWAILRKECRSEWRTRYGLNSALLFAVTALVAVSFGAGRLGDRVDVLAAMLWIVLLFATLASLSHAFVREVEGQTLSMLRRVASPTEIAIGKLLFNLLFLAVLEIVTVPLFLVLMGAPPPRWGTFLALLALGSLALAVSSTLLGALIAQSRGRGALFAGVSFPVLLPVLAAAVSGTRAQWQQLPAGGEIRLLAAYGAALMAASLLLYDHLWEE; translated from the coding sequence TTGCCGAGCAGAGCATCGCGCTCGCTGGCCGCGGTCTGGGCGATACTGCGTAAGGAGTGCCGCAGCGAATGGCGTACGCGCTACGGCCTCAACTCGGCGCTGCTGTTCGCGGTGACCGCGCTGGTCGCGGTGAGCTTCGGCGCGGGGCGGCTCGGCGACCGGGTGGACGTCCTGGCCGCGATGCTGTGGATCGTGCTGCTGTTCGCGACGCTGGCGTCGCTCAGCCACGCCTTCGTGCGGGAAGTGGAGGGTCAGACCCTGTCGATGCTGCGCCGGGTGGCTTCGCCCACCGAGATTGCGATCGGCAAGCTGCTTTTCAATCTGTTGTTTCTTGCCGTGCTCGAGATCGTCACGGTTCCGTTGTTTCTGGTGCTGATGGGGGCCCCGCCTCCCCGCTGGGGCACGTTCCTCGCACTGCTGGCCCTGGGGAGCCTGGCGCTCGCGGTGTCCTCGACCCTGCTCGGCGCCTTGATCGCGCAGAGCCGGGGGCGAGGGGCGCTGTTCGCGGGAGTCTCGTTTCCGGTACTCTTGCCCGTGCTTGCCGCCGCGGTCAGCGGAACGCGGGCGCAGTGGCAGCAGCTGCCGGCGGGCGGGGAGATCCGCCTGCTCGCGGCGTACGGCGCCGCACTGATGGCCGCGAGTCTGCTCCTGTACGACCATCTGTGGGAGGAGTGA